The Polyangium aurulentum genomic interval GTGCCCCCGCGACGATGAGCACGAGGAGGTAGACCGCGAGGACCGCCCCCGTGACGATGCGCATGCCGCTCACGTCAGTGCCGACCGCGGAGCGGATCGCGAACCTTGGTCGTCCCCCCGCGCGTGCCGCTCGACCCCGAAGCCGGAGCGCTCGCAGACGGCGACGGAGCAGCCGCCGAAGCCGACGCCGAAGGCCGCGGCGCCACACCCGACGTGGCCGCGCTCTTGGACGGCCTCACCACCGGCGTCGTCGCCGACACGGGCGGCCGAACCGCAGGCGCCGACGACGAAGGCTCCCCCGCCCGCGGCTCGGCAGGCGAGGAGCGCAGCACGAGCAACCCGAACGCAAGCCCCACGATCAGCGCCGCCGCCACCGCACCCACGAAGATCGCACCGCTCCGAAGCGCCGCGCGCCGAGGCGACAGCCCATCGTCCGCCGTCCGCACCATCGTCCCCGCCGAGCCCGTCATCTTGTCCTGCGGAAACGGCACCACCGTCGCAGCGAGCACAGGCGCAGGCGCAGGCGCAGGCGCAGGCGGCGCGACGGCCGGCGCCGGAGCTCCCTGCTGCACGGGAGGATCGAGCGTGGACGCGACGGTGACCGCGATCTCCTCCTCGTCCTCCTGCGAAGGCAGGACCGGATCGGTTGCCCGGTACGCGAGCGCCCTCGCCCGCCGCAGGCCCAAGACCGCATCGACGAGCGCGTCGCCCTCCTCGACCGAGAGCGCCTCCGCGAGCGCCGTGACCGCCTCGCCCGCCGACCGGAAGCGCTGCCCGGGCTCGCGATGGCAGCACCGCAAGAACCACGCATCGTAGGTCCTGCCGTAGTCGAAGCCGTACTTGCTCGGCGGCTGGATCGGGTCGTACGCGATCTTGGCGATGAGCTCGGCAATGGTGCTCGACTCGAAGTGATCGCGCCCCGTGAGGAGCTTGTGCGCGACGAGCCCGAGCGCCCAGACATCCGTGGTGGGCCCGATCTGCGAGACGCGCCCCGTCGCCTGCTCGGGCGACATGAACAGCGGCGTGCCGAAGATGCGCCCCGTCTGCGTCTTCGAAGCGATCTGCGCGATCGCCGCCGCATCCCCCGTGACCTTGGCGATGCCGAAGTCGACGAGCTTGATGAGCGGCACGCCGTCCTCCCGCTCGGTCAAGAACAGGTTCTCCGGCTTCAGGTCGCGATGGATGATGCCGAGCCCATGCGCCTTGTCGAGCGCACGCGCCGCCTGCCGCATGTAGAACACGACCTCGCGCGGATGCAGCCTGAGGCAAGCCTCGAGCTCCGCGCCGAGATCCTTGCCCCGCAGGTACTCCATCACGAAGAACGGCGCCCCGCCGAGCTCGGGCGCGACGTCCGCGTCCGTGATCCGAACGACGTGATCGCTGTCGATGCGCGCCGGCGCGCGCGCCTCGACGCGGAAGCGCGCAATCTTCTCCGGGCTCGCAGCCGCCGGATCGTGCAAGATCTTGAGCGCGAACTGCTCGTCGGTGTGGAGGTGCTGCACGAGGTGCACCGAGCCCACCGCGCCGCGCCCGATCTCGCGCACCACGCGATAGCGGCCCGCGATCACCAAACCGGGGGCGATCTTCTGGGTCTCGGCCATGCGTTCCTCGCGCAACCCGCGCGCTTCCCCGAATCCTAGCCAATCCCCGCCCCAATGGGTCACATTTAGACTCCTTGGGACCCAGTGGGTCATTTCCGAGGGGGCCCGTGGCCCCCTACGCTCCCGATGGTCGCTACCCCGGGCCACCTGCTAGCGTGCGGCCATGGCCACCGAGGGGTTGTCGGAACGGGAGTTCGAGCGCGTCGCCGACGAGGAGCTGCGCAAGCTGGAACGGGCGCTCGGCGACGTCGATCAGATCGAGATGGACCTGAGCATGGGCGTCCTCACGATCGAATTTTCCGACGGGATCAAGTACGTCATCAACAGCCACCGCGCCGCCCGCCAGATCTGGATGGCCGCCGAGCGCAACGCCTGGCACTTCGACTACCACGACGACGACGGCAAGTGGACGAGCGCCAAGGACCGCGCCGAGCTGTGGTCGACCGTCGAGGGCGTCCTGTCCCGCAAGCTCGGCAGCGCCATCGCCCTGACCCGCTGACCCCCGCACGCCGAGGGGCTTGCACCCCCGCGCCCAAGGCGCTTCGATCGCCCATCATGCGCGCGCGCCTCGCTCCGTGGTTCTCCGCCGCCCTGAGCCTCGCGCTCGCCACGACGCTGACGCAAGCCGCACAGGCCTACTGCCGCGCCTCGACCTGCAAGAACGGCCAGGTCTGCACGCCGCCCGAAGAGGGCGAGTGCGGCGTGCCCCTCGTCTGGAAGCGCCCCTGCGTGGGCATCGCCGTGCAGATCGACGCCTCGGTCCAGGTGCCCTTCGACGTCGCACGCGACACCATGTTGCAGTCGTTCCTCGCGTGGGAGTCGCCCATCTGCAACGGCGAGCTGCCCGGCATCCACGTCGAGTACATGGGCGACGTCCCGTGCGCGAAGATCGAGTACAACCAGCTCGGCGGCAACGCGAACGTGCTCATCTTCCGCGACGCGGTCTGGCCCCACCCCGGCGGCTCGAGCGATCACAAGATCGCGCTCACCACCGTCACCTTCGACAAGAATACGGGCGAGATCTTCGACGCCGACATCGAGGTCAACTCGACCGACAAGTTCCACTTCACCTTCGGCGACACCGACGTGGAGTACGACCTGCAGTCGGTGCTCACACACGAAGCCGGCCACTTCCTCGGCCTCGGCCACGCGCAGGAAGCCTTCCCCGACGCCACCATGAAGGCGACGTACTACCCCGGCATGACCGAGCAGCGCACGCTGGCCGACGACGACAAGAACGGCCTCTGCGCCATCTACCCCCCGCAGCCCATCGACCGCGAAAGCTGCAACCCCATCCCGCGCCACGGCTTCTCGCCCGCATGTCTCGATGCGCAAACCGAGGGCGACTGCAGCATCGCTCGAGGCCCGAGCCGCACGAGCACGGGCGCGGCCGCGATGATCGCCCTCGCGATGGCAGCCCTCGTCAGAGGCCGAAGCGCACGCCGAGCGAGGTCATGAGACCCGACAGCGACGTCGCCACGTCGAGATCGATCGCCACGCGCGGCGAGGGATGGAACGAGATGCCGATCTCGGGCAGCGCGACCCACGGGTAGACGAGCGGTCGCGCGCCGCGATCGAACCAGCTCTTGTCCGCGTAGCCGTCGTAGTGATCGGCGTCCTTGTCGAGCTGGTTGCAGTAGCGATAGCTGCCCGCCGGATCGTTCGGGCCTCTGCACTTGGCGTACGTGTACGGATCGCCCGGCGTGAGCGTCGCCGGAAACGCCTGCGTCCGGTAGAGCCCGCCGAGGAACGTGAAGCCCACGCCGACCCCGCCGCCTATCCGCAGCCGCCACCGCCGCGAGCGATCGAGCATCACGTTGTAACGGACCTCGAACGTCGCCTCGAGCGCGTGCAGATCGCTCTCGACGATCTCGTACTCGGTGTCCGGCGTGCCGCTCGGCTTGAAAGGCGTGGGCCCGAGGAAGTACGCGCCGTAGCCGAGCGAGAAGGCGTAGTCGAAGGCTCCCGACGTGCGCGTCAGCGTCGCCGCCCCGCCAGGCACGGCCACCGTGCGGCCACCATCGCCGAAGATGTTCATCACGAACCGAGGCACGACGTAGCCCCGGTAGCCCGCGCCGAGCCACAGCCGCGGCTCGGACTTCGGCGAGATCGAGGAGGGCTTGTCGCTCTCCTGTCCGCGCGGCGCGAGCTTGACGTCGATCACGCGCCGCTCGCCCTCCGCGAGGAACAGCTCCTCGGCGCGCTCCTTGCGCCCCTTCGCGCGCATCACGACCTTGATGGTCACGTCCGGCGAGACCTTGCGTGGCTCGTCCGTGCGCTCGAGCGGATCGCCGTTGAGCGTGATCTCGACGCCCTCGTACTCCGAGGGGACGAGGAAGGTGATCGTCGGGATGCGCGCGTCGACCTCGCGCGCCTTGCGCACCGCCGCCTTGATCGCCGCGCGATCGGCCGCGCTGTGCGCGCGCGTCGGCTTCTCGTCGGCGACCATGTGATAGAGGACGCCGGCCTGGAGCAGCTCGCCCGTGTTCACGTAACAGTCGGCGAGCACGAGCGCGGTCGAGGGCCGATGCCGGGCCGCCTCCGCCTCCTCGAGCAGCGGCAGCGCCTCCACGCACTGGCCGGCCTTCGCGAGCGCCAGGCCCTGACGCGCCTCCTCGTCGCCCGCCTCCGCGCGCGCAGGGGACGCACGCAGACAAAGGAACAGACCGAGCGCCGCGCAAACGAACGCCCCTGACCGCGAGGCGGAGCGGAGGGCGGGGCGTGCGCGAAGTCGAGCGCTCGAATGCCTCTTCGACATGGGCGTGGATCGGCAGAGCGCGGCGCCTCGCGGCCCCGGGCAACGGGAGCATCCTACGCGCGCCAGGAGGAGATGAGGAAAAAGTCGTGCACACCGGGCGTCACCGAACGCAACGCATCCGCGCACACGCGCTGCGGCATGGACGTCGCTAGCGAGAGCCGCGGAGGTGGTCCATGCGACGAAGCTGGATGGGGACGGTCGCAGCGCTCGCGGCGGGCGCCGCGCTGTTCGGGGCATGCCGCACGGAGGAGGTCAGCGATTGGGCGCAGGGCAAGAGCAAGTACCCGCGCGGCGTGGAGGAGCAGACCTCGACGCAACCGCACCCGCGCGCGCCGCTCACGCCGGACGTCGGAGACCGGCGGGCCGTCGAGCGGATGCTCGCCATGGTGCAGATCGAGAGCCAGGCCGAGATCGAGGCCGCGCGCCTCGCCGAGGAGCGCGGGGCGACCCCCGCCGTCAAGGCCTTCGCCGCCGCCATGCGTCGCGATCACGAGGAGATGCTCGGGAACCTCAAGGATGTCGCGAAGAGCCGCGGCATCGATCTCGACGCGGTCATCGGCGACGACCCCATGCTCTCGGCCCAGCGCGCGGCGAGCCTCGAGCGCGGCGAACGGCTGAGGACGCTCTCCGGCCCCGCCTTCGACGGCGCGTACATGTCCTCCCAGCCGATGATGCACCTCCTGCTCGCCAAGATGGCCGATCAGGGCCGGCAAGCCGCGCAGAACCGGGACATCGCGGGCTTCTTCACGCGCCTGTCCAGCTCGCTGCGCGCGCACCGCGACATGGCCCTGTCCGCGATGCCCGTCGCCTGCGGCGGGACCGGCGAAGCCCACGAGGGCGCAGGGCACGAGATGCCGCCCCCCTGACCGCCTCGCGTGAGCCCCGAAGGCCGCGTCCGGTCACCCGGGTAACATGCCCCCCGGGGGGCCGAAGCGCCGAGCGAGCTCGAGAGGACCCCTTGGGGGCCCCGCCCGGCGCACGTTCCCGGCCCGTTTTCCGGCCTCCGGAGGTGAGGCTGCCCTCCCGGTCGACACAAAACGAGCACACCTAAGTTTTCCGGCTTCGACGTCGCCGAACGACCCCTGTAATCTAGCGCCGATGGACCCAGGCGCAGGGAAAAACGGTTCCGGCGACAACCCCGGGGCGAGCGCCCCCGGAGGGCGGGGTATCCTTTCCAACCCCACACGCCGCACCCTCCGGGCCGGCGAGATCCCGTCCACCATGATCGAGTGCGTGCACGCCGAGCAATGCGGCGGCTGCCCTCTCATCGGGATGGACTACGCCCAGCAGCTCACCGCCAAGCGCGCGCGCGTCGTGAGCGCGATCGTCCACTATCCGGCGCTCGAGCTGCTCTACACGCGTCAGGTGGTGCCCGGCGATCAGATCGTGGGCTACCGAGGACGCGCGAAGCTCATCGTGTCGCCGAGCGGCGGCATCGGGCTCTACAGCCGATCGGGCAACCACGACGTGGTCGACATCCCGAGCTGTCGCGTGCTCGCGCCTCCGCTCGCCGAGGTGGCCTCCACCTTGCGCGCCCTGATCGCCTCGCCTCCCCCCGAGGCGCGCGCGCTGCTCTTGCCCTACGATCCTCAGGGCGGCGGCGTGCTGCGCGCGATCGATCTGCGCGAGGTGCACATGCCGCCGGAGTCGAGCTTCACAGGCTCCGCCTCCGCGCTGCCCGGCACCACGCCCACCGCGCAAGGCAACCGCGTCGGCGTGCTCCTCACCTTCGTGCTCCAGCGCGACCGCGTCGTGTCCCGCGACGAGCTGAAGGAAGCAGGCCGCGCGCTGCGGGCCATGCTCCCGCGCGTCATCGGCCTCGCGGCCAACCTGCACGAGGCGGACGCGCCGCAGATCCTCGGGCCCGAGACGCTCGTGCTCGACGGCATCCCGCAGGCCGAGGACCGCATCGGGCCGAGCTACCACGTCGCCTCCTTCGGCTCCTTCGTGCAGGTGCACAGGGGACAGGCCGCGCGCGTGCACGCGCTCATCACGCGTGAGATCGCCTCGCTCGACATGCAGCTCTTGATCGACGAGACGGGCACCAACCGGCGCCAGCCGCGCGTGCTCGATCTCTACGGTGGCTCGGGCGCCATCTCGATCGCGCTCGCGCACGCGAAGAACATCGTGACCATGATCGAGTCCTTCGCCCCCGCGGTGCAGAACGCGCGCGCCGCGGCCGAAGCGCAAGGCCTCGGCAGGCTCGACGCCCGCGTCGGTGACACGGCCGAGGTCGTGGCGTCGATGCTGTCGAGCAACGAGAAGTTCGACGCGGTCGTGATGAACCCGCCCCGGCGCGGCGTCTCGCCCGCCGCGCGCGAAGCCATCGCCCGCCTCGGCGCGCCCTTGTGCATCTACGTCTCGTGCGATCCCGACACGCTCGCGCGCGACCTCGATCACTTCAGCCGCCTCGGCTACGCCTCGAGCGAGCTCATCCCGATCGACATGATCCCGCTGACCGAGGAGGTCGAGACGGTGGCGGTGCTCAAGCGCGCCCCGCCCGTCGCTCCGCGCGTCATCTACGAGGACGACGACGTCATCGTGGTCGAGAAGGGCCCGCACGAGCCGACCGAGAATCAGCCCGAGTACCTCGGCTCGCTCATGCAGCGCTGCCTCAGGCTGCCGGGCGTGTCGAGCCTCAAGGTCGTGAACAAGCTCGACACGGGCACGAGCGGCCTGTGCATCTTCGCGCGCAACGAGGTGGCGCGGCAGCTATGGAGCACCGCGCTCGCCACGAGCGGCAGGCTCATCTATCTCGTCGCCGCCAAGGGCGTCACGCCGACCAAGGGCGCGATCGCGCGCGACCTGCGCGAAGGCGGACGCAGCTACATGGCCCGCACCCGCTACCGCAGGCTCGCGGTCGCGTCGGGTCACTCGATCCTGCGCGTCATCCCCGACGGCCATCGCCCGCACCAGATCCGCCGCCACCTCGCCGCCATCGGCCACCCGGTCCTCGGCGACGAGCGCTACGGACACGTGCCGACGAACCGCTACTTCGAGGAGAAGCACGGCCTCGATCGCTGCTTCGTGCACCTGATCCGCATCGAGATCGTCCACCCGCGCACGGGCGCGAAGCTGCTCATCGAGTCGACGCTGCCGGGGGATCTCCGCGCGTCGCTCGAGCGCGCGACGGGCGCCTCGGTGATCAAGTTCCTCGAGCAGAAGCACGCGCTCGGCGAGAACCGCGCCTCCTCGATGCTGCCCGACGCGCCGCCGTCGAGCCCCGCGCCGAGCGGCCGGTCGTCACAGCCGCAGCACACGCCGATGCCGCCCGACGCGCTGCAGCCGCCGTCGTACAACCCGGACTCGATCAGCGATCCGATGTCGTACGCGTCGCCGGACTCGTTCGCGCAGCCGCCGTCGTACGCCTCGCCCGCCTCCTTCGCGGCCCCGCCCTCGTACCAGCCGCCCGGGGCGCCGACGACCCCGCCCACGATCACGGTGCCGAGCGATCCCAACCCGATCACCTCGGTCCCCGACTTCGACGAGTCCCCCCGCACGCATCGCCAGGCCATCGTCTCCGACGACGACTAGCCCCGGGTCGAGCCCCCCGTAAAACCCGCATTCGAGGAGTCGGGTTAGCGCCGCGCCCATGCGGCGCGAAGGGGGGCTCGCACCCGCGAGCCCCTCGGAAAACGACCGCTGGCCGTGATAGTGTGCCGCGGTGTCGTCTCATTTCACCGAAGAGCGTCCTCGCATCCTGGTCGTCGACGACGAGAAGGTCATCCGTGACATGCTCGCCGACTTCCTCGGGATGGAGGGGTACATCGTGCGCACCGCCGAGGACGGCACGAGCGCGCTCGGCGAGCTGTCGAAGGGGCACTACGACCTCATCATCAGCGACCTGAAGATGCCCAAGATGGGCGGCATCGCGCTGCTCGACGAGATCAGCAAGACCGCGCCCGACACGCTCACCGTGATCATGACGGGGTTCGGCACCGTCGAGACCGCGATCGACGCGATGAAGCGCGGCGCCTACGACTACGTCCTCAAGCCCTTCAAGCTCGACGAGGTCGTCCATGTCATCCAGCGCGGCCTCGACAAGCAGCGCATGGCGGCCGAGAACCTGCGACTGCGCGAGGCGCTCAGCCTCTACAAGGTGAGCGAGGCGATCCAGGCCAGCCTGTCGCTCGATCAGGTGCTCGAGACGATCGCCGATAGCTGCCTGAACGAGGTGCGCTGCGATCTGGTCTCGACCTGGCTCGACGACGGCGAGGGCAACCTCTTCGAGCGACAGCACATCCGCTCCGAGAATCTGCCCGAGGACGCGAGGCTCGGCGCGATCGACGCGGGCAAGATCGTCGAGCACCTGCGCTCGGACGCGACGCTCATCGAGCAGGGCGCGCGAGGGCTGCGGTTCTTCGCGGCGACGCCCGAGGTCTCGCTCTCCTCGCTCGTCGCGGTGCCCTTGCGCATCGGCCAGCGCTTCATGGGCTTCATCGCGCTCGCCTCGTACACCAAGGGCCGCCGCTTCGAGGAGGGCCAGCGCAAGATGCTGAGCATCATCGCCTCGCGCGCGGCGGCGGCGATCGAGAACGCGCGGCTCTACCAGGATCTACAGGCGACCTTCCAGCAGACGATCCAGGGCCTCGCCAAGGCGATCGACAAGATGGATCGCTACACCGCGGGCCACTCCGATCGCGTCGCGCTCTACGCCGTCTTCCTCGCGCGGCGGCTCGGCCTGCCCGCGCACGAGATCGAGATCGTGCGGCAGAGCGCGCTGATGCACGACATCGGCAAGATCGGCTGCGTCCTGAACCTGAACAAGCCCGGCAAGCTCACGCAGGACGAGTACGAGGTGTTCAAGAAGCACCCGGTGTACGGGCGCGACATCCTCGATCCGATCAAGTTCCTCCACCCGCTCATCCCGGGCGTGCACCTGCACCACGAGCGCTGGGACGGGCGCGGCTATCCGCTCAAGATGAAGGGCAACGAGATCCCGATCATCGCGCGCATCATCGCGGTCGCCGACACCTACGACGCGATGACGAGCGACAGATCCTACCGCCGCGCCTTGCCGCACGAGGTCGCCGTCGCCGAGATCGAGCGCTGCTCGAGCACGCAGTTCGATCCCGACGTGGCCGCGTTCTTCACCGAGAACATCGAGACCTACCGCGACGAGCAGCGCGACGCCGGCATCGAGGTGCCCGAGTGAGTCGCGCTCCGGCCCCGAGGCGCGTGCGCGCGCTGTGGCTCGGGCGCCGTCGCTACGAGCCCATTCACGCCTTGCAGAAGCGCCTCCTCGAGCTGCGCGCGCAAGGCCGCACGGGGGATCTCGTCCTGCTCGTCGAGCACGATCCGGTGATCACGCTGGGCCGCGCCGCGGACGAGTCGAACGTCTTGCTCGGCGAGGAGGCGCTGCGCACGCGCGGGGCCGATCTCGCGCGCACGGGCCGCGGCGGCGACGTCACCTATCACGGGCCAGGGCAGCTCGTGTGTTATCCGATCATCGATCTGAAGCCCGATCGCTGCGACGTGCGGCGCTACGTCCGGCAGCTCGCGGAGGTGATGATCCTGCTCGCGCGCGAGCTCGGCGTGGAGGCGGGCACGGTCGACGGGCTCATCGGCGTGTGGGTCGACAGCGCGGCGCCCACCGAGTGGGCCGGGGCTCCGTGGGCGCGTGATCTGCGCAAGCTCGGCGCGATCGGCGTGCGCCTGTCACGGTGGATCACGATGCACGGCTTCGCGTTCAACCTCGCGCCCGATCTCGCCGCGTTCCAGAGCTGGATCGTCCCGTGCGGGATCCGCGATCACGGCGTCACCTCGATCGCCGACCTCACCGGCCGCGAGCACGCCGTGCGCGACGTGGCGCTCGCCTCGGCGCCCGTGCTCGCGCGCGGGCTCGACCTCGAGATCGAGCGCATCGAGGACGTCGCGGAGCATCCGGATCTGTTCGCGCTGCTCACGGGAGAGAGCACGACGGCGCAAGATCACACCCTGGACGGCGACGGCGGCAAAAAGGGCACGAATTCGCCTGCGGAACCGGACGCCGCCTGATTCCCCGGGCCTGCGGGTCGTGCGATCCTGGGTGCCCGTGGCACGCGCATCGACCCCTCCACCCGCCCCGGTCTCGCTGGACAGACCCTCCGAGCCAGTGCTGCTCGAGCGCTGTCCGCGCTGCGGGGGGAACGGCGCGCCGCCGCGGCGTCGCCAGAACCCGTTCCTCATCGGGCTCGACACGACCATCGTGTGCGAGGACTGCGGGATGAACTTCCCGGGCGCGCTGCCTCCGCCGCCCTCCTCGGGCCGGCCGCCCTGGTAAACAGCCGGGCTCACTCTACCGTGACACGAGGTCACGGACCTGTGCTACCTTGCGCGCATGTCGCTGGTTGCTGCATCGCTCCTCGGGCTCGGGCTCGGGGTCAAGCATGCGTTCGAGCCGGATCACGTCGCGGCGGTCTGCACCTTCGTCGCGCGCGGCGGCACGGTGGGACGTGCGGCGCTCTCGGGCGCGCTCTGGGGGCTCGGGCACGGGGCCGTGATCGTGGTCGGCGGCGGGGCGCTCATCGCGACTGGCGCGTCGGTTCCTGCGCCGCTCGCCGCCGTGCTCGAGGGAGCGGTCGCGGTGATGCTGGTGGGGCTCGGGATCGCGGCGATTGTCGCGTGGCGAAGGCAGCGCGGGGCCGTGCAGCCTCCGCCGCCTCCGCCGGGCAAGCGGCCGCTTGCGGTCGGGCTCGTGCACGGGGCGGCGGGCACGGCGGCGCTCACGATCTTCGTGGCCAGCACCATCCCGGCGCGGCATGCGGCGCTCGCGTTCGTGGGCGTGTTCGGCCTGGCGTCGGTGCTCGCGATGGCCTTCGTCGCCGCGCTCATGGCCTGGCCCCTGCGCTCGGCCACCCAGCGCTCGCCCAAGCTCGCCCCGCGCGTGCAACTGGTGGCGGGCATCGCCTCGATCGCCGCCGGGCTCGTGCTCGCGGCCGAGGTTCTCGGGGGAGCGCCCCCTTCCTGAGAGGCTCCCCACCACGCATGAGCGTGGGCAGATCCGGCCTCGTCGGCTAGAAATCGCGCGGCATGGTCGAACGGCGAGAGCGCGCGGAAGAACCGCCGCGGCGAGGTGCGCGGAGCATCGTTCGGCGCGCGCTGTGGGCGCTGTCCTTCGGGCTCGTCGCGGGGCTCGTCGCGGGCGTGCCCGAGGCGATGCTCGCGACAGCCACGCGCGGGGCGCAGCGTTGCCTCGCCGGCTACGAGGCCCCGCGTGGCCCCGAACGCCCGGCGTGCGGCGGCGAGGTCGAGTGGATGCTCCTGCCCGCGCGCGTGCCCTGGACCGCGCACCGCGCCCGCTATCGCGCCGAGGAGCTGTCCGCGCGCATCGCGGCCCTCGACTACGTCGACGCAGCCGTCGGGACGCCGAGCCAGACGTCGCTCGCGGCGGCGGTCGAGGCGATCGAGCGATCGAAGGACGTCGTGACGAAGGGCTCGCAGCGGCTCGCGATGGAGGATCTCGGGCGATCGATCGGCGCGCCGGACGTGGGGCGGGACGCGGCGCTCCTCGGCGATCGGCAGACGCTCCTCGCGCGGGGCGAGGCGTGGATCGACTGGCGCACGCGGCTCGCGGCGCTGCGCGCGGCGCTCGTCACCGGCGACATGAAGCGCGCCGAGGCGCTCGCGCAGAGGTACGCGGATTTCGATCCGCGCGACGAGGACGTGCGCACGGCGGTCTCGGCGGTGCTGTGCATGGGCGAGGCTTCGGCGCGCGGGTTCGAGATGCTCGATCTGGTGCAGAACGATCGCGCTGCGCGGCGCTACGAGGGCATGGCGCGCGACTTCGGCGAGGTCCGCGCGCTCATCGTCGCGTGCGCGGCGCGCGCGGGCAGGCCGCCGCATCCGCTCCCCGATACGCTCAAGGCAGGTGGGCTCGACGCGTCCGAGGCGCGCGCGGTCCTGCGCGTCGAGCTCGCGAGCGCGCACGGCGGAGCGTCGGCCGAGGCTGCGATCAGGGCGGCGATCGCGCTGCTCGAGGAGCCCCGGACGCGCGGGGCGCGGATGGCGTTGCTCGCCTCGGTGCTCGCGGCGGGCGCCGATCTCGATGCTGCGGATGCGGCCCGCCTCGCGCGCCCGCGGGAAGGCGAGGCCGAGACGCCGCCGTCACGCTCGCTCGCGCGCACGGCGCTCGACTGGCTCGCGGAGGATCGTCCTCCCCTCGGCGACGCCGATCCGCGTCCCCTCGTCGCGGGCGCGACGTACGCGGCGGCCGCGCGGGCCGTGCAAGGGCTCGAGGCGCGCAAGGATCTCGACAAGGCGGTGGCCGCGGAGCTGCGCTCGGCGCGGGGGAGCTTGTGGCTCGAGGCTGCGGCGGCGCTCGGGCGCGAGGGCGACGGCGAGGGCGCGACGCGCGCGGCGGACGAGGCGGCCGGCGCGCTCGCGGTGGGTCCGATCGCGCGGGGCCTGTTGCGCTCGAACGCGTACTTGCTGGCCGGTGACCGCGAGCGTGCGCTCGCCGAGCTCGCGACCGACACGACGCCTGCGCGCGCGGGCGATCAGGGCACGGTGGCGCACGTGCGCGCAGCGACGCTCGTGCAGCGCGCGGA includes:
- a CDS encoding serine/threonine protein kinase, whose protein sequence is MAETQKIAPGLVIAGRYRVVREIGRGAVGSVHLVQHLHTDEQFALKILHDPAAASPEKIARFRVEARAPARIDSDHVVRITDADVAPELGGAPFFVMEYLRGKDLGAELEACLRLHPREVVFYMRQAARALDKAHGLGIIHRDLKPENLFLTEREDGVPLIKLVDFGIAKVTGDAAAIAQIASKTQTGRIFGTPLFMSPEQATGRVSQIGPTTDVWALGLVAHKLLTGRDHFESSTIAELIAKIAYDPIQPPSKYGFDYGRTYDAWFLRCCHREPGQRFRSAGEAVTALAEALSVEEGDALVDAVLGLRRARALAYRATDPVLPSQEDEEEIAVTVASTLDPPVQQGAPAPAVAPPAPAPAPAPVLAATVVPFPQDKMTGSAGTMVRTADDGLSPRRAALRSGAIFVGAVAAALIVGLAFGLLVLRSSPAEPRAGEPSSSAPAVRPPVSATTPVVRPSKSAATSGVAPRPSASASAAAPSPSASAPASGSSGTRGGTTKVRDPLRGRH
- the cyaY gene encoding iron donor protein CyaY, giving the protein MATEGLSEREFERVADEELRKLERALGDVDQIEMDLSMGVLTIEFSDGIKYVINSHRAARQIWMAAERNAWHFDYHDDDGKWTSAKDRAELWSTVEGVLSRKLGSAIALTR
- a CDS encoding matrixin family metalloprotease, with the translated sequence MRARLAPWFSAALSLALATTLTQAAQAYCRASTCKNGQVCTPPEEGECGVPLVWKRPCVGIAVQIDASVQVPFDVARDTMLQSFLAWESPICNGELPGIHVEYMGDVPCAKIEYNQLGGNANVLIFRDAVWPHPGGSSDHKIALTTVTFDKNTGEIFDADIEVNSTDKFHFTFGDTDVEYDLQSVLTHEAGHFLGLGHAQEAFPDATMKATYYPGMTEQRTLADDDKNGLCAIYPPQPIDRESCNPIPRHGFSPACLDAQTEGDCSIARGPSRTSTGAAAMIALAMAALVRGRSARRARS
- a CDS encoding tetratricopeptide repeat protein, whose protein sequence is MSKRHSSARLRARPALRSASRSGAFVCAALGLFLCLRASPARAEAGDEEARQGLALAKAGQCVEALPLLEEAEAARHRPSTALVLADCYVNTGELLQAGVLYHMVADEKPTRAHSAADRAAIKAAVRKAREVDARIPTITFLVPSEYEGVEITLNGDPLERTDEPRKVSPDVTIKVVMRAKGRKERAEELFLAEGERRVIDVKLAPRGQESDKPSSISPKSEPRLWLGAGYRGYVVPRFVMNIFGDGGRTVAVPGGAATLTRTSGAFDYAFSLGYGAYFLGPTPFKPSGTPDTEYEIVESDLHALEATFEVRYNVMLDRSRRWRLRIGGGVGVGFTFLGGLYRTQAFPATLTPGDPYTYAKCRGPNDPAGSYRYCNQLDKDADHYDGYADKSWFDRGARPLVYPWVALPEIGISFHPSPRVAIDLDVATSLSGLMTSLGVRFGL
- a CDS encoding DUF4142 domain-containing protein: MRRSWMGTVAALAAGAALFGACRTEEVSDWAQGKSKYPRGVEEQTSTQPHPRAPLTPDVGDRRAVERMLAMVQIESQAEIEAARLAEERGATPAVKAFAAAMRRDHEEMLGNLKDVAKSRGIDLDAVIGDDPMLSAQRAASLERGERLRTLSGPAFDGAYMSSQPMMHLLLAKMADQGRQAAQNRDIAGFFTRLSSSLRAHRDMALSAMPVACGGTGEAHEGAGHEMPPP
- a CDS encoding pseudouridine synthase, translated to MIECVHAEQCGGCPLIGMDYAQQLTAKRARVVSAIVHYPALELLYTRQVVPGDQIVGYRGRAKLIVSPSGGIGLYSRSGNHDVVDIPSCRVLAPPLAEVASTLRALIASPPPEARALLLPYDPQGGGVLRAIDLREVHMPPESSFTGSASALPGTTPTAQGNRVGVLLTFVLQRDRVVSRDELKEAGRALRAMLPRVIGLAANLHEADAPQILGPETLVLDGIPQAEDRIGPSYHVASFGSFVQVHRGQAARVHALITREIASLDMQLLIDETGTNRRQPRVLDLYGGSGAISIALAHAKNIVTMIESFAPAVQNARAAAEAQGLGRLDARVGDTAEVVASMLSSNEKFDAVVMNPPRRGVSPAAREAIARLGAPLCIYVSCDPDTLARDLDHFSRLGYASSELIPIDMIPLTEEVETVAVLKRAPPVAPRVIYEDDDVIVVEKGPHEPTENQPEYLGSLMQRCLRLPGVSSLKVVNKLDTGTSGLCIFARNEVARQLWSTALATSGRLIYLVAAKGVTPTKGAIARDLREGGRSYMARTRYRRLAVASGHSILRVIPDGHRPHQIRRHLAAIGHPVLGDERYGHVPTNRYFEEKHGLDRCFVHLIRIEIVHPRTGAKLLIESTLPGDLRASLERATGASVIKFLEQKHALGENRASSMLPDAPPSSPAPSGRSSQPQHTPMPPDALQPPSYNPDSISDPMSYASPDSFAQPPSYASPASFAAPPSYQPPGAPTTPPTITVPSDPNPITSVPDFDESPRTHRQAIVSDDD